In a single window of the Diospyros lotus cultivar Yz01 chromosome 10, ASM1463336v1, whole genome shotgun sequence genome:
- the LOC127811432 gene encoding protein SPA1-RELATED 3-like isoform X4, producing MTMENSSESGWQRSDSSRGFNASAVSDRNPRLFRASRIRSSSDASHDSGFIPGGKERERNVFTNRDVRERSTSVSAVCKDEIAVHPVVCGVDWTDISLRQWLDNPERSVDAIECLHIFTQIVQIIELAHSEGIVVHNVRPSCFVISSFNSVSFLESSSCSDSGSDSLGDGSNSQTAEFKGSSSLLPRESHQQSSQFRRENSLHGINPRSLYPTRNSFEAGSDVEQVEEKKQSFPMKQILLLESNWYTSPEEVGGAPSSCASDIYRLGVLLFELFCTFSSSEEKSSTMSSLRHRVLPPQLLLKWPKEASFCLWLLHPDPSSRPKMSDLLQSEFLNEPRNNIEERQAAIDLRERIEEQELLLEFLTLIQQRKQVAADNLQDTISFISSDIEEASKKQSVICKKGRLCPEVGRDPSSGAPLMEAVENEDSGCSGSRKRYRQGLHSYNAEEADDPLLEDQSSKASAGNQGCILVKSCRLMKNFKKLETAYFLTRRRAIKQSGKSSACHPPISAIGRGSITSNERNSNNNFPWNVQSSEERQSGWINSFFEGLCKYLSLSKLQVKADLKQGDLINSSNLVCSLSFDRDGELFATAGVNKKIKIFEYHRILNEDRDIHYPVVELASRSKLSSICWNSYIKSQIASSNFEGVVQVWDVTRSQVYMEMREHERRVWSVDFSLADPMMLASGSDDGSVKLWNINQGVSVGTVRTKANVCCVQFPINSGCSLAFGSADHRIYYYDLRNLKAPLCTLTGHNKTVSYVKFIDSTNLVSASTDNTIKLWDLSTCTSQISFTGHTNVKVYVYHKAFPMPASSFKFGSTDPFSGDDDAPQFISSVCWRGQTSSLVAANSTGNIKLLEMV from the exons ATGACAATGGAAAACTCGTCAGAGTCTGGTTGGCAAAGATCTGATAGTTCTAGGGGATTCAATGCTTCTGCAGTTTCTGATAGAAACCCACGTCTGTTCCGTGCTAGTAGAATCAGGTCTTCTAGTGATGCATCACATGATTCTGGGTTTATACCAGGcgggaaggagagagagaggaatgtGTTTACTAACAGAGATGTCCGTGAAAGATCCACTAGTGTTTCTGCTGTTTGTAAGGATGAGATAGCAGTGCACCCAGTTGTTTGTGGGGTAGATTGGACTGATATTAGCTTGAGGCAATGGCTAGATAACCCGGAACGATCAGTTGATGCTATTGAGTGCTTGCACATATTTACCCAAATAGTACAGATTATTGAACTTGCACATTCAGAAGGAATTGTAGTCCATAATGTGCGGCCTTCCTGCTTTGTGATATCCTCTTTCAACAGTGTCTCTTTTCTTGAATCTTCTTCTTGTTCAGACTCAGGCTCAGATTCCTTGGGGGATGGATCAAACAGCCAAACCGCAGAGTTCAAAGGATCATCTTCTCTTTTGCCCCGTGAATCACATCAACAGAGCAGTCAGTTCAGAAGAGAAAATTCTTTGCATGGGATAAATCCAAGGTCACTCTACCCAACCCGAAATTCATTTGAAGCAGGCAGTGATGTTGAACAAGTGGAGGAAAAGAAGCAGTCCTTTCCAATGAAACAGATATTGCTTTTGGAAAGCAATTGGTACACCAGTCCAGAGGAGGTCGGTGGTGCTCCAAGTTCTTGTGCTTCTGATATTTACCGATTAGGAGTGCTTCTTTTTGAG CTATTCTGCACGTTTAGCTCATCTGAAGAAAAGAGCTCAACTATGTCTAGCCTGAGGCATCGTGTTCTTCCACCTCAGTTGCTATTGAAGTGGCCCAAAGAAGCTTCATTTTGTTTATGGTTACTACATCCCGACCCAAGTAGCCGGCCAAAAATGAG TGATCTGTTGCAAAGCGAGTTTCTTAATGAACCAAGAAACAACATTGAGGAACGTCAAGCAGCAATAGATCTTCGGGAGAGAATAGAGGAACAGGAGCTGTTGTTGGAATTTCTTACGCTAATACAACAAAGAAAACAGGTTGCTGCAGATAATTTGCAAGATactatttcatttatttcttctgATATAGAAGAAGCGTCAAAGAAGCAATCAGTTATTTGCAAAAAAGGAAGGTTGTGTCCAGAAGTGGGCAGGGATCCTTCTTCCGGTGCCCCTTTGATGGAAGCTGTTGAAAATGAAGATTCTGGTTGCTCAGGGTCTAGAAAAAGATACAGACAGGGACTTCACAGTTATAATGCAGAAGAAGCTGATGATCCACTACTTGAAGATCAGAGTTCAAAGGCAAGTGCTGGGAATCAAGGATGTATTCTCGTGAAAAGTTGTCGATtgatgaaaaattttaagaaactaGAAACAGCTTATTTTTTGACAAGACGCAGGGCTATTAAACAATCAGGGAAATCATCAGCTTGTCATCCTCCAATAAGTGCAATTGGTAGAGGGTCCATTACTTCAAATGAGAGAAATTCCAACAACAATTTTCCCTGGAATGTTCAAAGCAGTGAAGAAAGACAAAGTGGGTGGATAAATTCATTCTTTGAGGGGTTGTGCAAGTATCTTTCTCTCAGTAAATTACAAGTTAAGGCAGACTTGAAGCAAGGTGATCTTATAAATTCATCCAACCTAGTATGTTCTCTGAGTTTCGATCGAGATGGAGAACTTTTTGCAACGGCTggcgtaaataaaaaaatcaaaatattcgAGTATCACAGAATTCTAAATGAAGATCGTGATATACATTATCCTGTAGTTGAATTAGCTAGTAGGTCAAAGCTGAGCAGTATATGTTGGAATAGTTATATCAAAAGCCAGATTGCATCAAGCAACTTTGAAGGTGTGGTGCAG GTATGGGATGTTACTCGAAGTCAAGTATATATGGAAATGAGAGAACATGAAAGGCGTGTGTGGTCTGTTGATTTCTCATTAGCAGATCCCATGATGTTGGCCAGCGGGAGCGATGATGGTTCTGTTAAACTCTGGAATATCAATCAG GGGGTAAGTGTTGGTACGGTTAGAACAAAGGCCAATGTCTGCTGTGTTCAGTTTCCCATTAATTCGGGTTGTTCCCTTGCATTTGGATCAGCCGATCATAGGATTTATTACTATGATCTGCGAAACTTGAAAGCTCCACTTTGTACATTGACTGGACACAACAAAACTGTGAGTTATGTCAAGTTCATAGATTCAACGAATCTTGTTTCTGCTTCAACAGATAACACAATAAAGCTTTGGGATTTATCCACATGCACATCCCAAATATCATTCACAGGCCACACAAATGTgaag
- the LOC127811432 gene encoding protein SPA1-RELATED 3-like isoform X6 — translation MTMENSSESGWQRSDSSRGFNASAVSDRNPRLFRASRIRSSSDASHDSGFIPGGKERERNVFTNRDVRERSTSVSAVCKDEIAVHPVVCGVDWTDISLRQWLDNPERSVDAIECLHIFTQIVQIIELAHSEGIVVHNVRPSCFVISSFNSVSFLESSSCSDSGSDSLGDGSNSQTAEFKGSSSLLPRESHQQSSQFRRENSLHGINPRSLYPTRNSFEAGSDVEQVEEKKQSFPMKQILLLESNWYTSPEEVGGAPSSCASDIYRLGVLLFELFCTFSSSEEKSSTMSSLRHRVLPPQLLLKWPKEASFCLWLLHPDPSSRPKMSDLLQSEFLNEPRNNIEERQAAIDLRERIEEQELLLEFLTLIQQRKQVAADNLQDTISFISSDIEEASKKQSVICKKGRLCPEVGRDPSSGAPLMEAVENEDSGCSGSRKRYRQGLHSYNAEEADDPLLEDQSSKASAGNQGCILVKSCRLMKNFKKLETAYFLTRRRAIKQSGKSSACHPPISAIGRGSITSNERNSNNNFPWNVQSSEERQSGWINSFFEGLCKYLSLSKLQVKADLKQGDLINSSNLVCSLSFDRDGELFATAGVNKKIKIFEYHRILNEDRDIHYPVVELASRSKLSSICWNSYIKSQIASSNFEGVVQVWDVTRSQVYMEMREHERRVWSVDFSLADPMMLASGSDDGSVKLWNINQAILLLHLVDVSFETTRGKCWYG, via the exons ATGACAATGGAAAACTCGTCAGAGTCTGGTTGGCAAAGATCTGATAGTTCTAGGGGATTCAATGCTTCTGCAGTTTCTGATAGAAACCCACGTCTGTTCCGTGCTAGTAGAATCAGGTCTTCTAGTGATGCATCACATGATTCTGGGTTTATACCAGGcgggaaggagagagagaggaatgtGTTTACTAACAGAGATGTCCGTGAAAGATCCACTAGTGTTTCTGCTGTTTGTAAGGATGAGATAGCAGTGCACCCAGTTGTTTGTGGGGTAGATTGGACTGATATTAGCTTGAGGCAATGGCTAGATAACCCGGAACGATCAGTTGATGCTATTGAGTGCTTGCACATATTTACCCAAATAGTACAGATTATTGAACTTGCACATTCAGAAGGAATTGTAGTCCATAATGTGCGGCCTTCCTGCTTTGTGATATCCTCTTTCAACAGTGTCTCTTTTCTTGAATCTTCTTCTTGTTCAGACTCAGGCTCAGATTCCTTGGGGGATGGATCAAACAGCCAAACCGCAGAGTTCAAAGGATCATCTTCTCTTTTGCCCCGTGAATCACATCAACAGAGCAGTCAGTTCAGAAGAGAAAATTCTTTGCATGGGATAAATCCAAGGTCACTCTACCCAACCCGAAATTCATTTGAAGCAGGCAGTGATGTTGAACAAGTGGAGGAAAAGAAGCAGTCCTTTCCAATGAAACAGATATTGCTTTTGGAAAGCAATTGGTACACCAGTCCAGAGGAGGTCGGTGGTGCTCCAAGTTCTTGTGCTTCTGATATTTACCGATTAGGAGTGCTTCTTTTTGAG CTATTCTGCACGTTTAGCTCATCTGAAGAAAAGAGCTCAACTATGTCTAGCCTGAGGCATCGTGTTCTTCCACCTCAGTTGCTATTGAAGTGGCCCAAAGAAGCTTCATTTTGTTTATGGTTACTACATCCCGACCCAAGTAGCCGGCCAAAAATGAG TGATCTGTTGCAAAGCGAGTTTCTTAATGAACCAAGAAACAACATTGAGGAACGTCAAGCAGCAATAGATCTTCGGGAGAGAATAGAGGAACAGGAGCTGTTGTTGGAATTTCTTACGCTAATACAACAAAGAAAACAGGTTGCTGCAGATAATTTGCAAGATactatttcatttatttcttctgATATAGAAGAAGCGTCAAAGAAGCAATCAGTTATTTGCAAAAAAGGAAGGTTGTGTCCAGAAGTGGGCAGGGATCCTTCTTCCGGTGCCCCTTTGATGGAAGCTGTTGAAAATGAAGATTCTGGTTGCTCAGGGTCTAGAAAAAGATACAGACAGGGACTTCACAGTTATAATGCAGAAGAAGCTGATGATCCACTACTTGAAGATCAGAGTTCAAAGGCAAGTGCTGGGAATCAAGGATGTATTCTCGTGAAAAGTTGTCGATtgatgaaaaattttaagaaactaGAAACAGCTTATTTTTTGACAAGACGCAGGGCTATTAAACAATCAGGGAAATCATCAGCTTGTCATCCTCCAATAAGTGCAATTGGTAGAGGGTCCATTACTTCAAATGAGAGAAATTCCAACAACAATTTTCCCTGGAATGTTCAAAGCAGTGAAGAAAGACAAAGTGGGTGGATAAATTCATTCTTTGAGGGGTTGTGCAAGTATCTTTCTCTCAGTAAATTACAAGTTAAGGCAGACTTGAAGCAAGGTGATCTTATAAATTCATCCAACCTAGTATGTTCTCTGAGTTTCGATCGAGATGGAGAACTTTTTGCAACGGCTggcgtaaataaaaaaatcaaaatattcgAGTATCACAGAATTCTAAATGAAGATCGTGATATACATTATCCTGTAGTTGAATTAGCTAGTAGGTCAAAGCTGAGCAGTATATGTTGGAATAGTTATATCAAAAGCCAGATTGCATCAAGCAACTTTGAAGGTGTGGTGCAG GTATGGGATGTTACTCGAAGTCAAGTATATATGGAAATGAGAGAACATGAAAGGCGTGTGTGGTCTGTTGATTTCTCATTAGCAGATCCCATGATGTTGGCCAGCGGGAGCGATGATGGTTCTGTTAAACTCTGGAATATCAATCAGGCAATTCTACTTTTGCATTTGGTGGATGTCAGCTTTGAAACTACAC GGGGTAAGTGTTGGTACGGTTAG